The following proteins come from a genomic window of Paenibacillus spongiae:
- the rnpA gene encoding ribonuclease P protein component: MQRKLRLRNREDFSRIYRNGKSFANSQFVIYWSRQPDAEPFRLGVSASKKIGNAVVRNRMRRQVKEIARHLVGRITEHIDIIVIVRKPAVGMKLTELERSLLHVLKRAGLLKAPK, from the coding sequence GTGCAAAGAAAACTACGATTACGCAACCGCGAGGATTTCAGCCGCATTTATCGGAATGGCAAGTCATTCGCGAACAGCCAGTTCGTTATTTATTGGTCGCGGCAGCCGGATGCCGAGCCTTTCCGGCTGGGGGTATCGGCAAGCAAGAAAATAGGGAATGCCGTCGTCCGAAACCGGATGCGCCGGCAGGTTAAAGAGATCGCCCGCCATCTGGTGGGCCGCATTACGGAGCATATCGATATTATCGTTATTGTGCGTAAGCCAGCCGTCGGGATGAAGCTAACGGAATTAGAGCGCAGCCTGCTGCATGTCCTCAAGCGGGCGGGACTGTTGAAAGCGCCTAAATAA
- the rpmH gene encoding 50S ribosomal protein L34, with the protein MRPTFRPNVSKRKKVHGFRKRMASKNGRKVLSARRQKGRKVLSA; encoded by the coding sequence TTGAGACCGACATTTAGACCGAATGTAAGCAAGCGCAAGAAGGTTCACGGGTTCCGTAAACGGATGGCGTCGAAAAACGGACGTAAAGTATTGAGCGCCCGCCGCCAAAAGGGCAGAAAAGTACTGAGCGCTTAA